cctcctctccctcctctccctcccatctagattgttctgtttcctccttccccccctccctcctttttcagAGAGTCTTCAGTACCCAGGAGGAGATGGCCCTGAGCCAGGTGCTGAGGGCTGGACACACCTTCCCACCCACTCTGTTTCTTAGGGTGCTCTTAGTACTCTGACATTGTACAGGGCTCAGTCCTTCCCTGGACCCCTCCGGTCACTGCTCTCGTACAGGTACCATTGGTCTGTGGGTCCTCGTGTGACTAAGCCTGAGCAGGACACCCCGAGAGTGAAGGACGAAGGCCTCCCTGGGGCCCCAGCAATGGCCGTGCACTTATTGTCACAGCCGGCCTACTGGCCGCCAAGGCTCTCTCATTCCTACACAATGTGTCTTTTATAAAATTGAACGGTGACAattctggcttctctggcttgTTTTCAATCCCAGGAGTCCTATTAGCAGGTCAGGCCCTGGCTGGACTACTTCTTTGCTTCCTCAGGACTTCGGATTCAAGCAGACATTTGGCTCTTTGGGTGTCCTGAACTTCAGAGCCTCCTGTAAAATCCAGGATAGTANNNNNNNNNNNNNNNNNNNNNNNNNNNNNNNNNNNNNNNNNNNNNNNNNNNNNNNNNNNNNNNNNNNNNNNNNNNNNNNNNNNNNNNNNNNNNNNNNNNNNNNNNNNNNNNNNNNNNNNNNNNNNNNNNNNNNNNNNNNNNNNNNNNNNNNNNNNNNNNNNNNNNNNNNNNNNNNNNNNNNNNNNNNNNNNNNNNNNNNNNNNNNNNNNNNNNNNNNNNNNNNNNNNNNNNNNNNNNNNNNNNNNNNNNNNNNNNNNNNNNNNNNNNNNNNNNNNNNNNNNNNNNNNNNNNNNNNNNNNNNNNNNNNNNNNNNNNNNNNNNNNNNNNNNNNNNNNNNNNNNNNNNNNNNNNNNNNNNNNNNNNNNNNNNNNNNNNNNNNNNNNNNNNNNNNNNNNNNNNNNNNNNgagagagagagagagagagagagagagagagagagagtaggcagagtcagtgggatgccatgtagccaccagagcaGTCAGACGCCGGAATGTtgcccagtaagtcacagccacgtggcaatacacagattaatagaaatgggttgttttaagatgtaagcattagccagaaatacgctttaactattggccaaacagtattgcagttAACAGAGTTTCTGCATAGTTATTTCGGATCAGGGCACCCAGGAaggaatgagcagcctccaacaacaccaGGGCAGGTCTGGGAGCATCCCGGATGAACAGATGAATACAACCTCACCCTCCACAGGCTCCTTGCCCAGTGGTGAAAGAGCTCACATCCATCACTCTCGGGAGATGGCTGAGGATGTGGGCCAAGAGTCCTCAGTCTCGAACATTACCGCCTGGGGCCCCTTCTACTGTCTTCGGACAGAGGTACTCTGCCTTCCTACCACAGAGGTTAgaggtggtgatggtgaggagaaggcagagcttcctttcctgttctctcaGTAGCGAGGGTGACTTCCTGGGTGGGATCAGAGTTGAAGGATTAAAGTGTATGCTGGAGAAAGCTGGAAGAGGGGAAAGTGTCCCCAGGCAGTCAAACAAGGGCCACAGTTGCTCCCCAGAGGTGCAAGGAGGGCTCCAGTCTACAATCTAAGACACCCATGACCTCAGGGTCAGTGCCAGAGCCCTGCTGTGTTTTCATTGCTGCAGGTCTGGTCTCCCAGCTTTCTCTGAGACTGGCCACATGACCGAAGCAACCACACCATCTCTGTCTGCTGCTCTCCAGGAAGCTCAGAGTCAGAGCTAAATCTATTCCCTTCCTCTGTCTGCTGACTGACCTAACTCTTGATGAAACACTCATCTgtgcaaggggggggggagaagggggaaacttGTGTTGAGGGTTCCTATCCCCCAGTTGCCCCTGCTCCATCTCCCCTCAGTGGGAGGAGTCTCCACAGCATCCTGCTCCCCTCAGTGGGAGGAGTCTCCACAGCATCCTGCTCCCCTCAGTGGGAGGAGTCTCCACAGCACACAGCATCCTGCTCCCCTCAGTGGGAGGAGTCTCCACAGCATCCTGCTCCCCTCAGTGGGAGGAGTCTCCACAGCATCCAGCTCCCCTCAGTGGGAGGAGTCTCCACAGCATCCAGCTCCCCTCAGTGGGAGGAGTCCCCACAGCATCCTGCTCCCCTCAGTGGGAGGAGTCCCCACAGCATCCTGCTCCCCTCAGTGGGAGGAGTCCCCACAGCATCCATGCCACTTTAGGCACAGCTGCTCCACTTTGCAGCCAACAGCTTTCCTCACACCTCAGGAGAAAGTGCTAATGAGAGAAGGGCTGTGCCTGCTTGGGGGTTCTCACAGTTTGTTCCAAGAACACACCTTCTTTGGGGTAGGATGTGAGTACTAATGCAGAGTGCTTACTGGCTAACCAAATGCCTAGGTGAGTGAGCGCTTCTAAAGCGAAGACCCTGGGGTACCCTGCGGTAGGGCACCTATGGCTCTCAACTCCACAGCATGATGAGGCAGTCCACCACCCATGCCAACTTAGTCCTGGAGCCGTGCAGATTCGAAGCTGGAAGATGCATTTCCTATGACACCTGTGAAGGACACTGGTTAGGCACATGCCTTCTGGAGCACCCTAGCTTGTGCACACAGGTGCAAAGCAAGGCCCTGCCCATGGAAGGAAGAGGTGCAGAAGCCCCCAGATGCATTCAGGCCAGAAGGGAAGCAAGGAGACCCAGGAGTCCCCCATCCAGAATGTCCCTGACTACTCACCCAAGCCTCTGTGTCAACCAGCATCAGATGCAGCGCCAATCCCAGGCAGCGGGGTTACAAAGAAGAGCAAAGATGATCCCTGTCTGGAAGACAGTGTGTGGGACACGAGACAAGTAGGAACGTGACACCAGGAAATAAAGGCTTCTTGTGTGGAACCCTCAAGGGGACGTGGTCCTTGTGGCCGGGAACTGGGGAAATGTCAGGGCTTGGCTGAACATcccttttggtttggtttgaacaTGGTAAAGGGGTATTCTGGGACCACGGAAAGAGaggtgaaggcgaatttaattaatccaggccagtgggtataagaagacaattttaatataaaagcacactcacacacccggagttcagcgatccaccgtacaccggaaacaggaagggctccagtctcgcgttccaattcattagtaaaaacattcgcccgaggctgtcccgccccaaaaggcggggtctctctacagagaggaggagggggaagagcaAGGCCAAGCAATGTGTGGCATGGTAACGCTGTGAGGAGAATTTGGCAAATCATGGAGGCAGGACTTCGGAGGAAGAGGATTCTAAGTGGCTTTTTGAGTCTCAATTGCAGCTCTTTCCTGAGGCCTTGGGAGATTTCTGTCCCTGGGATATGAAGTACCCCAACTTACTAATAACCTGCCCTAATTTTGTGTTTGCGTCCTATGGGCTTCTCTGTTCAGTACATGGTCCTGGCCAGACAGGGCATAGCATTTGCTCTGGAAAGGTGCCATGGTTTCTTCTTCTCCAAGCCTTTTATCAAAGGCACATACTCACGGACTCAACTGAGAGCATACATACCCGTGCAGACTAAATATGGAACCTGTGGGGTCCACTGTACAGTAAAAGTGAAGGAGCCTTTGTTTAAACAGTAAGGGAAGTGTGATGGCACAGGAAGTGCTTCTGCAGTCTCTCcaccttttgtgtttgtttcccaCTTAATGTCTTCCTAAGTAAAGCAAGATGAGCACAGATTTTACTGTTCACTTGTGAGTGTTTGCCTcaagtatgtatgtgcaccatatgtgtgcctggtgcctgcacaGGTCATACtgaattggatcccctggaaccagagttagaGATGAATGACCATGAGCCGTCTGAGTGCTGGAAATGAGCtggggtcctctgaaggagcaacaagtgctcttaactggtgagctacatctccagtcctaCTGTTCATTTGACACTATGTAATCCCCACATGTAAACAAAAATGACTTCTGCTTCACCCAGCCCAAATCTCCACAGGCATTTGGCTATCTGAGGGAAGACTCCTGCAGGTGGGGGGATTTTTTGCAGACCCCAGACTGCTCAGAAGCCCCTAATGAGGATCCTGCCATGATACTTGGGCCCAGAAAGTTTGACAACTGCTGGGTTCTCTTTCCCATCAACCTCAAGAACTGCACACTGTGCCTGAACTAAGAGCAGAGATGTCTATCTTTGTAGTTGATCCTGAACTCCATAGAGTTTGTATATTCCACTCTGACCCAGCATGCATACAGGGGCGGAGGGGTGGTGATGTAGGCTGGTCACATAGAAGGCTGGACCTTGGAGCagcagggagatgggagagacagGCCAAGAATGTACTTTGGAAATACAGGTGGACTTCTGGAATCTGTAGCATTCATAAGTTCAGGGTCCAAACCCATGGTACACACCCAAATGTCCCACTGAAGTTTCTCTTACTCATCTCCAAAGAGAGCAAGAATTTCAAGGCAGTGGCTAGAGCCACGAAACTGTAGGTTCCGTTTCTGATTGCCTGGGGCTTTTCTGATCATGAGCTCTGGGGAAGCTGGACCAGGCGCATCCATGATGCTGGCCCTCATTTAATACCATTGTCACAAGTTACTAAAgctgaaaaaaggaaggaaaaactcATTTCATAGCTGAATAAGCTTAAAGCCTTGGACTCATAGGTCAAGTGGGGCTATTTATATCTCAACTAAGGTGAAGACATCTTCACTTCATTCATTCCAGACTTCAAAATGCCCCAGAAATTGTCATCAATATGGATGAACTAGAATTTGATTTTTGAGCATTATTTGTGCTTTATTCCAAAGTTGACAAAATATCATTCTTATAGCTATTCAAAGCTAGGAATCAACACCAGAGCTTCCAAAGAGGCAGACgcatccccccaccccagttcccTTTGTCCAAATGACTTAAGACTTTTTTTGACTTTGCTGTTCAGCCCAAGCTTCCCTTTCCAGCGTCTTTATGTAAAGAACTTTCTATTGGCATTACCTCCAAACAAAGCCCTTCGTATCTCTGGCATCTTTTCCATGGCCGCGAGAGTCAGCCGACTTTCCAAGGTATTGGAAACCTTTATTTTCTGATCGCTGCTATAGACCTCCACCCCGCCAGCGGCATTTGGAGACAAGTATGCCTCATGATCAACCTGGACGTCTGAACGCTTCTGGCAGAGCATCAGGTACTGAGGGAGGGCCCTTTGCACGGCAGCCTCCACCAGGTGGAGGTCCTGTGGCCTGCAGCGGACGATCATCGCAGGCTCCAGGAGCCGGAGAAAGGCTTGGAGCACGAGCTTGTCCAGCAGCTCCTGATAGATATCCGGATCCAGCACGATTGTACTGAGTCTCGTCTTCGCATCCTTGAGCAGTTCCAAGATGAGGTTGTCTCGGGCTCTCAGGACTGTGATCCGCGCCTGATTTCTCATGGTGGACAGCtggatttttttctgctgttctatctgcttctccttcttctcatAGTAATCCATGATCTTTAGTCGCTGGGTTTGCACGAGGCGGCCTTTCTCAATGTTAAACTCCTCCTCCGCCTTGGCGTCGATCTCCTCGGCCTTTTCGTTGGCTTCTTGTTCAATAAAAGCCATCATGTGCTTGATCTGCTTCTGCACATCGGTGTCACTCAGGGCCATAGCTGCTCTCAggatgtggggagagggagagctcGTGAACCCTTTGATG
This genomic window from Microtus ochrogaster isolate Prairie Vole_2 chromosome 16, MicOch1.0, whole genome shotgun sequence contains:
- the Atp6v1e2 gene encoding V-type proton ATPase subunit E 2 gives rise to the protein MALSDTDVQKQIKHMMAFIEQEANEKAEEIDAKAEEEFNIEKGRLVQTQRLKIMDYYEKKEKQIEQQKKIQLSTMRNQARITVLRARDNLILELLKDAKTRLSTIVLDPDIYQELLDKLVLQAFLRLLEPAMIVRCRPQDLHLVEAAVQRALPQYLMLCQKRSDVQVDHEAYLSPNAAGGVEVYSSDQKIKVSNTLESRLTLAAMEKMPEIRRALFGGNANRKFFT